From Spirosoma aerolatum, one genomic window encodes:
- a CDS encoding CRISPR-associated endonuclease Cas6 produces the protein MATQTLIPQTTITFPEITLHTHDAHKLRGYFGELFRDYSPLLHNHLQTDDESATDAIRFRYAYPLVQYKVLRHIPTLVGFGEGAKLLAQLFLQVSTLSINGKLIPVHTRHIRCEQVPIGMADELLEYNFVTLWMALNQANYRDYRRYSDAGRAAQLKRVFTSQILATFRTFGLWLSLHERLRVHLSLDERATQFKNQRMVAFSGRFLANVVLPNGLGLGKGVSRGFGSVERYVHSDQPNRLVTRMHDTSWQPRS, from the coding sequence ATGGCCACCCAGACATTGATTCCGCAAACGACAATCACCTTCCCGGAAATTACGCTCCATACACATGATGCCCATAAACTGCGTGGGTATTTCGGGGAACTGTTTCGAGACTATTCGCCCCTGCTGCATAATCATCTTCAGACCGATGATGAGTCAGCAACAGATGCCATTCGGTTTCGCTATGCGTATCCATTGGTTCAGTACAAGGTGTTGAGACATATACCGACACTGGTTGGATTTGGGGAGGGGGCTAAGTTACTTGCCCAGCTTTTTCTTCAGGTTTCTACATTGTCGATCAATGGCAAACTTATCCCGGTTCATACCAGGCATATCCGTTGCGAACAGGTTCCCATCGGTATGGCCGATGAGTTGCTTGAATACAACTTTGTAACGTTGTGGATGGCACTCAACCAGGCGAATTACCGCGATTATCGACGATATTCGGATGCTGGCCGGGCGGCACAGCTAAAGCGCGTCTTTACCAGTCAGATACTGGCCACCTTTCGGACATTTGGGTTATGGCTATCCCTCCACGAGCGATTGAGGGTGCATTTGTCGCTGGACGAGCGGGCCACTCAATTTAAAAACCAGCGTATGGTAGCCTTTTCCGGCCGTTTTCTAGCCAATGTTGTCCTACCCAATGGACTTGGCTTAGGCAAAGGCGTGTCTCGTGGCTTCGGTAGTGTAGAACGGTATGTACATAGTGATCAGCCAAATCGGCTTGTCACCCGCATGCATGACACATCCTGGCAACCACGCTCATAA
- a CDS encoding NUDIX hydrolase, producing MIDYNHPAFQYYQNVSEQCIHYLSIDGVIFGFHQNQLKVLLLRWKGTDEWSLPGGFILKAESVDLAAQRIIRERTGLQTLYLQQFHVFGETIRYDQEETWRKINLPVQGINWSERTISIGYYALVEYAEVVPTPDFLTEECRWWSLEAIPNLLFDHNHIVDVALQSLRKNVSDQPIGHLLPETFTIPELQRLYETILGHSLDARNFYKKIMAQDNLERLAERRAGTPHKAPYLYRFKLSPSGV from the coding sequence ATGATCGATTATAACCATCCGGCGTTTCAGTATTATCAGAATGTATCGGAACAATGCATTCATTACCTGTCGATCGATGGGGTCATCTTTGGGTTTCACCAGAACCAGCTCAAGGTTTTGCTGTTACGTTGGAAAGGTACGGATGAGTGGAGCCTGCCGGGAGGCTTCATTCTGAAAGCGGAATCGGTCGATCTGGCTGCTCAGCGAATCATTCGCGAACGGACGGGTCTGCAGACACTTTATCTGCAACAGTTTCATGTGTTTGGCGAAACGATTCGGTATGATCAGGAGGAAACCTGGCGGAAAATAAATTTACCCGTTCAGGGCATCAACTGGTCAGAACGGACTATCTCTATCGGCTATTATGCCCTGGTTGAATACGCTGAGGTTGTTCCTACTCCCGACTTTCTGACCGAAGAATGCCGCTGGTGGAGTTTGGAGGCCATTCCGAATTTACTTTTTGACCACAACCATATTGTTGACGTGGCCTTGCAGTCGTTACGAAAAAATGTAAGCGATCAACCCATTGGTCATCTATTGCCCGAAACATTTACTATTCCCGAACTCCAACGGTTGTACGAAACTATTCTGGGACATTCATTGGACGCCCGAAATTTTTACAAGAAAATTATGGCGCAGGACAATCTGGAACGCCTTGCCGAACGACGAGCCGGAACCCCGCATAAGGCACCATATCTATATCGGTTTAAGCTGTCACCTTCTGGTGTATAA
- the cas5 gene encoding CRISPR-associated protein Cas5, with amino-acid sequence MMSRQILIFDIWGDYAHFKKIYATTSAVSYAIPPKTSLYGYLGAVLGLSKIDSAYLNTFANKQCLLGISVRNPIVMKRLGVNLRSTLKRVDDSAKPSLVEYVYKPRYRLFVWHQDETVLQTLKKAIKSHTCVYTPSLGLADLPSNFEWIGEVTVKAHRSADTVAIHSVIPRKYLLGLEETALLEGRNELIEQSLFAIEMNTDREVTERDDILLDRKGRPIWARVTEYYPVKEANVILF; translated from the coding sequence ATGATGAGTCGGCAAATCCTGATTTTTGACATTTGGGGTGATTACGCTCATTTTAAGAAAATTTACGCGACTACCTCCGCTGTTTCCTATGCCATTCCGCCAAAAACGTCTCTGTATGGCTATCTGGGGGCTGTGCTCGGATTATCAAAAATTGACAGCGCCTACCTGAATACATTTGCCAATAAGCAATGCCTGCTGGGCATTTCAGTACGTAATCCAATCGTGATGAAGCGGTTAGGCGTCAACTTGAGATCGACGCTCAAACGCGTCGACGATAGTGCCAAGCCTTCGCTGGTCGAATATGTGTATAAGCCCCGTTATCGGTTGTTCGTATGGCATCAGGACGAAACCGTTCTGCAGACATTGAAAAAGGCAATCAAATCCCATACTTGTGTCTATACGCCTTCGCTTGGTCTGGCGGATTTGCCGTCCAATTTCGAATGGATAGGAGAGGTCACGGTAAAGGCGCACCGATCGGCAGACACCGTTGCGATTCATTCAGTCATTCCACGGAAATATCTGCTGGGTCTGGAGGAAACCGCTTTGCTGGAAGGCAGGAATGAACTCATTGAACAGAGCTTGTTTGCCATCGAAATGAATACCGATCGGGAGGTTACCGAACGCGACGATATACTGCTGGATCGTAAAGGAAGGCCGATTTGGGCGCGGGTTACCGAGTATTATCCGGTTAAGGAAGCTAATGTTATTCTTTTCTGA
- a CDS encoding TM1802 family CRISPR-associated protein — MIKSLYIAGKLLAQLDDYKDYFRPWANPFPTWQGVAQVIVADIHDGQLLPELSVEAFNPDWVDRYLFREAKANATNLVPTLYLHTQPTTEKQLESIRTMVKKIRQSVKNYQHDFIRESQIDDIEQRLRLLPFDDTVKYLFTIRLNGRYFGDDEKYRALFLNDRMPYATYWRKSRANNKVCAVSYEPVSEVWGRVNTLGFTVEKPAFSRNGFDGEYSYKMFPVSPDAVKRLEGAKRLILERLARPFFGMKYLIMPRFFDSVPDEQASQFLASFLRSSGTVTASVQSMYAFIDQVELADTHTVTRFVDNEPVYYDIFFYEEKQAQFAIKLQVANILPARFRQIIAVKNSVELSYQGLTGPVSLMQANPEPLRISLASIKDYFAEQVKVKGKDKWLFHSGFFHVVDAIFYNQPLNREQLLRAFMTPIRAAFKGNDASAYLVNRQIRHSFVLLQFFYQLNLFSFSNMKPAMPQSVGLIPETFERQHPDLLAHPLRRAAFYLGCEVELLLAKQKSFYRNQPFRQYLNGLNLDVDQLRKIHLKLTAKIGEYMNTGINDKRHFYPAELARLAELDTHIGPALLLADNSLSKTEISYSFAVGMAMQKAFTIEQIRSNRLKKTVSGPTA; from the coding sequence ATGATTAAATCATTGTACATAGCCGGAAAATTGCTTGCTCAGTTGGACGATTATAAAGACTATTTTCGACCCTGGGCCAATCCATTTCCGACCTGGCAAGGCGTCGCGCAGGTGATTGTTGCTGATATTCACGATGGTCAGTTACTGCCCGAATTGTCGGTAGAAGCGTTTAATCCTGACTGGGTTGATCGGTATCTGTTCCGGGAAGCAAAAGCCAATGCGACAAACCTGGTTCCGACCTTGTACCTGCATACGCAACCAACTACGGAGAAGCAATTGGAAAGCATCCGTACGATGGTAAAAAAAATCCGGCAATCTGTTAAAAACTATCAGCACGATTTTATCCGTGAAAGTCAGATTGACGACATTGAACAGAGGCTACGGTTGCTTCCATTCGATGATACAGTTAAATATCTATTTACGATCCGGCTCAACGGGCGCTACTTTGGAGATGATGAAAAATACCGGGCTCTTTTTTTGAACGACCGGATGCCCTATGCTACCTACTGGCGGAAGTCGAGGGCTAACAACAAGGTATGTGCCGTTAGCTACGAACCGGTTTCCGAAGTGTGGGGGCGGGTAAATACGTTGGGGTTTACGGTCGAAAAACCTGCATTTTCACGGAACGGATTCGATGGCGAATATTCGTATAAGATGTTTCCGGTATCGCCCGATGCGGTGAAACGGCTGGAAGGGGCTAAACGACTGATACTTGAACGACTGGCCCGCCCCTTTTTCGGCATGAAGTATCTGATCATGCCCCGCTTTTTCGATTCCGTTCCCGATGAACAGGCATCGCAGTTTTTAGCCAGTTTCCTGCGGTCGTCAGGTACCGTAACAGCCAGCGTTCAGTCGATGTATGCCTTTATCGACCAGGTAGAGTTAGCCGATACTCACACAGTCACTCGTTTCGTCGATAATGAGCCGGTATATTATGACATTTTCTTTTACGAGGAGAAACAGGCTCAGTTCGCAATCAAATTGCAGGTGGCGAATATTCTGCCCGCCCGTTTCAGACAGATCATTGCCGTCAAAAATTCTGTTGAACTAAGTTATCAAGGCTTAACAGGGCCAGTTAGTCTGATGCAGGCAAACCCTGAACCGCTCAGGATTTCCCTGGCTTCGATCAAGGATTATTTTGCCGAACAGGTTAAGGTAAAAGGAAAAGACAAATGGCTCTTTCACTCGGGCTTTTTTCACGTCGTTGACGCTATTTTCTACAACCAACCGCTAAACCGGGAGCAGCTTCTTCGCGCTTTTATGACTCCGATTCGGGCAGCTTTCAAGGGCAATGATGCCAGTGCTTATCTGGTTAATCGACAGATCCGGCATTCGTTTGTATTGCTTCAATTTTTCTATCAACTCAATCTTTTTTCTTTTTCTAACATGAAACCTGCTATGCCACAATCCGTTGGGCTGATTCCCGAAACGTTCGAACGTCAACACCCCGATCTGCTGGCTCATCCCCTTCGGCGAGCAGCTTTTTACCTGGGTTGTGAGGTTGAGCTACTGCTGGCCAAGCAAAAAAGCTTTTACCGAAATCAGCCGTTTCGCCAGTATCTGAATGGACTGAATCTGGACGTTGACCAACTTCGAAAAATTCACCTCAAACTGACGGCTAAAATTGGGGAGTATATGAATACAGGAATAAACGATAAGCGACATTTCTATCCAGCCGAACTAGCCCGGCTGGCCGAGTTGGATACACATATTGGCCCTGCGCTTCTGCTAGCCGATAACAGCCTGTCGAAAACCGAAATATCGTATTCGTTTGCGGTGGGTATGGCAATGCAAAAAGCATTTACAATAGAGCAGATTCGGAGTAATCGACTGAAAAAGACAGTGTCTGGGCCAACGGCATAA
- a CDS encoding alpha/beta hydrolase — translation MRVIHFFIYLSLLALPGLAFSAKVDTLEVPSTAMNRAMRAAVVLPESYAKSKTPYPVLYLLHGGGGQFSDWLKQTPDKMLIHKLADQYNLIIVMPEGDRLSGYLDSPTQKDNLFETYLTKEVIGKIDNTYRTIRDSKGRVISGLSMGGHGALYLATRHPELYCAAGSMSGAVDLNYKTWRIDPTFEKRVEEGFTRILGPLGATPDQYAANSVVYMTDKIKANGQKIIIDCGVDDFLIEPNRELHRRLVYSKVEHDYTEHPGGHTWEYWQNSLPYHLLFFQKVLKANGTIAQ, via the coding sequence ATGCGCGTAATTCATTTCTTCATTTATCTTAGTCTACTCGCCTTACCAGGGCTGGCTTTCAGCGCTAAAGTCGATACGCTGGAGGTACCAAGCACAGCTATGAATCGGGCCATGCGGGCAGCCGTTGTGCTTCCCGAATCATATGCGAAGAGTAAAACTCCGTATCCAGTTCTGTACCTATTGCATGGCGGAGGTGGGCAGTTTAGCGACTGGCTCAAGCAAACGCCCGACAAAATGCTGATCCACAAACTGGCCGATCAGTATAACCTCATTATTGTAATGCCGGAAGGTGATCGACTCAGTGGTTATCTGGACAGTCCGACCCAGAAAGACAACCTGTTTGAAACCTACCTGACCAAAGAAGTAATCGGCAAAATTGACAATACCTACCGAACCATCCGCGATAGCAAAGGACGGGTCATTTCGGGTCTGAGTATGGGCGGACATGGGGCATTGTATTTAGCTACGCGCCACCCTGAATTATATTGTGCGGCTGGTAGCATGAGTGGTGCTGTCGATCTGAATTACAAAACATGGCGCATCGATCCAACTTTCGAGAAACGGGTAGAAGAAGGATTCACCCGGATTTTAGGCCCGCTGGGGGCAACACCCGACCAGTACGCAGCCAATTCAGTCGTTTACATGACCGATAAAATCAAAGCCAATGGTCAGAAGATTATTATTGACTGTGGTGTCGATGATTTTTTGATCGAGCCAAACCGTGAACTGCACCGTCGATTGGTCTACAGCAAAGTAGAGCACGATTATACCGAGCATCCGGGCGGCCATACCTGGGAGTACTGGCAAAACTCGCTCCCTTATCATCTGCTGTTTTTTCAGAAGGTTTTGAAAGCGAATGGCACAATAGCTCAGTAA
- a CDS encoding alpha/beta hydrolase: MIKTLLFGLSLFATLSAWAAKVDSLDVPSAVMQKSMRAVVVLPESYAKSKANYPVLYLLHGGYGHFNDWLTKTPDKNLIQRLADQYNLIIAMPEGEVFSYYLDSPVRKDSQFETYLTKEVIGKIDNTYRTIRDRKGRVITGLSMGGYGSLLLAARHPDLYCAAGSMSGALNPDMQSWKLPPDMMNGIKLEFEKILGPIEQVPQTYAAFSVINLADKLKANNQKLIVDCGVDDFLIEPNRELHRRLVFNQTPHDYSERPGGHSWDYWQNSLPNHVLFFSNALKANGSIAP, from the coding sequence ATGATCAAAACGCTTCTTTTCGGCCTTAGCCTTTTTGCAACATTGTCTGCCTGGGCGGCTAAAGTCGATTCGCTGGATGTGCCGAGTGCTGTTATGCAAAAGTCCATGCGGGCGGTAGTCGTATTGCCCGAAAGCTACGCGAAAAGCAAGGCGAATTATCCAGTGCTTTACCTGCTTCATGGCGGATATGGTCATTTCAATGATTGGCTCACCAAAACGCCCGATAAGAATCTGATTCAGCGATTAGCCGATCAATATAACCTCATCATTGCGATGCCGGAAGGGGAAGTTTTCAGTTACTATCTGGATAGCCCGGTTCGAAAAGACAGCCAGTTCGAAACCTATCTGACTAAAGAGGTAATTGGCAAGATCGATAATACCTATCGAACCATCCGCGACCGCAAAGGCCGGGTCATTACGGGCCTGAGTATGGGGGGCTACGGGTCGCTTTTGCTGGCTGCCCGTCATCCAGACCTTTACTGTGCAGCCGGTAGCATGAGTGGCGCCCTCAACCCCGATATGCAAAGCTGGAAACTTCCCCCAGATATGATGAATGGTATTAAACTGGAATTCGAGAAAATACTAGGGCCTATTGAGCAGGTGCCGCAAACCTACGCGGCTTTCTCGGTCATTAACCTGGCCGACAAACTAAAAGCCAATAATCAGAAATTAATTGTTGATTGTGGTGTTGATGATTTCCTGATTGAGCCAAATCGGGAACTTCACCGAAGGCTGGTTTTCAATCAGACACCCCACGATTATAGCGAACGCCCAGGTGGCCATAGTTGGGACTACTGGCAAAATTCATTACCCAATCACGTCTTGTTTTTCAGCAATGCATTGAAAGCAAACGGATCGATAGCTCCATAA
- a CDS encoding type I CRISPR-associated protein Cas7, with protein sequence MSTIQNRSEILFLYDAKRCNPNGDPLDANRPRIDEESGCCLVTDVRLKRTIRDYLLDHGFDGEAGSKGDIFVRSVGGKAVTGTERAKSYSNREEYLQKFIDVRLFGGVSAPKASPKVGKQVREVFLAEAGIDPEGGEPEEPVDAHKLFHFTGPVQFGMGRSLNRVQETFMKGTGAFATKEESIQKTFREEYIITYGLIAFHGVINEQAAKYVGTTDEDVAQLTEAIWYGTKSLLTRSKKGHMPRLLVKIDYKGGFFIGDLIERLQLIPKAGKREDSYGDITDFTVDSSQLVAVLTKYADRIERISVLQDDRIQLSDPILTKP encoded by the coding sequence ATGAGTACAATTCAAAATCGCAGTGAGATTCTGTTTTTATATGATGCCAAACGCTGTAACCCGAACGGCGATCCGCTGGATGCTAACCGCCCTCGTATCGACGAAGAGTCGGGCTGTTGTCTGGTGACCGATGTACGGCTAAAACGCACCATTCGTGATTACCTGCTCGATCATGGTTTTGATGGCGAAGCAGGCAGCAAAGGTGATATTTTTGTGCGGTCGGTGGGGGGGAAGGCGGTAACAGGGACCGAGCGGGCAAAGTCGTATAGTAACCGGGAAGAATATCTGCAAAAGTTCATTGATGTCCGGTTGTTTGGCGGAGTATCGGCACCGAAGGCCAGCCCGAAAGTTGGGAAGCAGGTCAGGGAAGTGTTTCTGGCTGAAGCAGGCATCGACCCGGAAGGCGGGGAGCCCGAAGAACCTGTCGACGCACACAAACTGTTTCATTTTACCGGCCCGGTGCAGTTTGGTATGGGGCGGTCGCTGAATCGCGTTCAGGAAACGTTTATGAAAGGGACCGGAGCGTTTGCTACCAAGGAAGAGTCGATCCAGAAAACGTTTCGGGAGGAATACATCATCACCTATGGCCTGATTGCCTTTCATGGGGTGATCAATGAACAGGCTGCCAAATATGTCGGAACTACAGATGAGGATGTTGCTCAATTAACCGAGGCCATCTGGTACGGCACTAAAAGTCTGCTTACACGTTCTAAAAAAGGACATATGCCCCGCTTGCTGGTCAAGATCGATTATAAAGGCGGCTTCTTTATCGGGGACCTTATTGAACGACTCCAACTGATTCCTAAAGCCGGTAAACGGGAGGATTCCTATGGTGATATTACCGATTTTACAGTCGATAGCTCACAGCTAGTGGCCGTTCTGACAAAATATGCCGACCGGATCGAACGCATATCCGTGTTGCAGGACGACCGTATTCAACTCTCCGACCCAATTCTGACCAAACCATGA
- a CDS encoding helix-turn-helix domain-containing protein, with product MKEPNLDHWTTAFAVIAFLGLFVAPLLLIQAGQRKSQVQYIVGIVVLFSIMLIYYVLFWSEYIRLFPYLIGTVDLFFFLFGPLFYLYLKDLVNQPITGRKRMLHFLPFFIGLAADLTVLVARMQYPELWGRPARIPVWGAYFKVLPWLYLVQLGLYAMAILRLQQSFSSLQKVGRWALWVSLCYLGFVLANWSYFLLVRLPFFNRAWDYGISFSMSGFIALVVVLAYVQPHIFQTNEFPVFEAEPKEEPDARYRHSGLPPHLARHFANQLQLLMHTEKLYQQNELRLDTLADRLSISRHHLSQVINEQLGMSFFEYVNSLRVEEAKTLLAQVSRRELNVIEVAYQVGFNNKVSFNKAFKRATGRTPSEFRQTMQAKPRCDPHDQLEDA from the coding sequence ATGAAAGAACCAAATCTTGATCATTGGACAACTGCGTTTGCTGTTATTGCTTTTCTGGGCTTGTTTGTAGCGCCTTTGCTACTGATTCAGGCTGGACAGCGTAAGAGTCAGGTTCAGTATATTGTGGGTATTGTTGTCCTGTTTTCGATCATGCTGATTTACTACGTTCTGTTCTGGAGTGAGTATATCCGTCTATTCCCCTACCTGATCGGCACGGTTGATCTATTCTTTTTCCTGTTTGGGCCTTTATTCTACCTATATCTTAAAGACTTGGTGAACCAGCCCATAACAGGTCGAAAGCGGATGCTTCATTTTTTGCCGTTTTTCATTGGGCTAGCCGCCGACCTGACCGTGCTGGTGGCTCGTATGCAGTATCCGGAATTGTGGGGTCGCCCTGCCCGAATACCTGTCTGGGGAGCTTATTTTAAAGTACTGCCCTGGTTGTATTTAGTTCAACTGGGTTTGTATGCTATGGCTATCCTACGACTACAGCAATCGTTCAGTAGTTTACAAAAAGTGGGTCGATGGGCGTTGTGGGTAAGCTTGTGTTATCTGGGGTTTGTATTGGCGAACTGGTCTTATTTCTTACTAGTCAGACTTCCATTCTTTAACCGGGCCTGGGATTATGGGATCTCGTTCAGTATGTCGGGGTTTATTGCCCTGGTTGTTGTGCTGGCCTATGTGCAGCCGCATATCTTTCAGACCAATGAATTCCCGGTTTTTGAAGCAGAGCCTAAAGAAGAACCCGACGCCCGATACCGTCATTCTGGATTGCCGCCCCATCTGGCCCGTCATTTTGCCAATCAGCTTCAATTGCTGATGCATACCGAAAAGCTATATCAACAGAATGAGTTACGTCTGGATACGCTGGCCGATCGACTATCCATCAGTCGCCATCATTTATCGCAGGTAATCAACGAGCAACTGGGTATGAGTTTTTTTGAGTACGTCAATTCGTTGCGGGTCGAAGAGGCAAAAACGTTGCTGGCTCAGGTATCACGACGGGAATTGAACGTGATTGAAGTGGCCTATCAGGTTGGTTTTAACAATAAAGTATCGTTTAACAAAGCCTTCAAACGGGCTACTGGCCGAACACCCAGCGAATTTCGACAAACGATGCAGGCGAAGCCTAGATGCGATCCGCACGACCAGCTTGAGGATGCCTAA